Within Alteribacter lacisalsi, the genomic segment CTCTTCCTTGTCCATTTCGTTATGGGAGGCTAAATCCTCAAGGTCCGGTCCACCTTCGCTGCCATAAAACACGGGTATGTGAATAATCCGGCCTTCACCCGTTTCTTCGTTTTGCACCTGCTTTTCGCACTCCTTTAAGAATGCCGTCATTTCATCGTAGCCGGCTGTTTCCGGCTTGTAATATACAGTCAGCGAGGCATACGCCGGCACCCACTCTGTTACAGCAGGGTGAACGTTGTCGCCGATCACCTTGCAGAGTGCACGGATGTAGCGGTTGGTCTGTTCTGATATTTTTTCATCGAATCCGATGCGGATTGCTTTCTCCCCCACCGGCTTAAAAGATTGAATCTGCGTCATGTAAGCCTCCTCCTTTTGAAGTTGCTTCGCTTTTCAATTGGCATATACTCCTCTAATATCCGCTTTTTATTATAACAAATCGTCCGAAAAACATAATAACGCAAAAAACCGGAAATCCCTCTCAGGATCCGGCTGTATGCTTCCTTATTGATGTTGCCTGATCGTAACACGCAGGCTGCGGTCGGTGCGAATGTCATCTTCATGCTCATTCTGTTTAATCGCACTGGTACATTTCGGGCATCGGACGGCACGCTGGGAAATGTCCGAAAAACAGTATGGACATGTTTTCTGCTGTGAAGCTTCTTTGGGAAGCCGTTTAAGCCGGTTCATCTGCAGAATAATAAAATAGGCTGCCCCTGCGATGATGCTAAAGTGCAGAATCGTCTCGATAAACACACCATAGTTAATCGTTGCCGCCCCGGCTTCCTGGGCTTCTGCAAGCGACCGGAACTGACCGCCGGAAAGGTTCACATACAGGTTCGAAAAATCAACTCTGCCCAGTACAAGGCCTACAGGAGGCATGATGATGTCGGAAACAAACGAACTGACCACTTTTCCGAAGGCAGCACCGATAATGATACCGATCCCCATATCAACGATCGTTCCACGTGTAGCAAATTCCTTCAGACCTTTTAAAAACACCGCGGGCACCTCCTTACGTTTAAAAGGTATGTCCACCAGCGGTGATTATGAATATTTTAAGAATCAAGAAGGGTGCATTTCACTTTTACAGTCAGGGAATGTTTGCCGCCCCGGTAGACACCCTGGAGCGGGCTGAGATCCGAATAATCCCGTCCTGTTCCGACACGGATGTGATTCTCCAAAGCTTCCACGTTATTGGTCGGATCAAGACCGCACCAGCCGATCCCCGGTACCATCACCTCGACCCAGGCATGAGTAGCCGAATCCCCGATCAGGGCAGAATCTTCCCCAACGTAGAGATAACCGCTCACATAACGAGCCGGGATCAGGTGAGCCCTCAGAATCCCGAGCATGATGTGTGTGAAATCCTGACAAACGCCTGTTTTCATCGGAAATGCTTCGTGCGCCTTCGTATTCACAGTCGTCACGTTACCCTGATACGTAAAACGGTCGTGAATGTACCGCATCACATCGAGGGAGAACTGCACCGGATTCAGGTTATCCCCGATCTCCCTGACCACTTCATCAATCTGATCACGGAACATATACGTGTACGGGGTGTCGTTTAAATAAGCAAGATAGTGTTTACGAAAGAGATCGGAATGATAAATATTCCGCATCTCGGGCGAATACTGCATCATCCGAATAAACGGGCTTCGCTGAATACTCACGACCGAGGTGGTTTTTACCTCGAGATGTTCATGGACTTCGGGTATAAAAAAGGTTTCCACCGTGTTTCCCCAAAGATCGCCGTGTTCTTTCGTTAATGATGACGGATTGATCTCGGAACGATAGGAAAGAAGCCGTTGGCACTCATCAGTTCTCGGCTTCAGGCGTATGTGGTTCATACTCTGATCCACAGGCGTCTCGTAATGGAATTCGTTAATATGCTCAATGCGGTATTTCATACCCGTCTTCCCCTCTCAAGTCTGATGCTGGCTCATAGTGGCAGCCGGCTCCGGCTCCACGAGATAGTAGGTTTTGGAGAAAATTGCCCCAATTTCGTTGCAGTAGTTCTGGAACTGGTCGAGGAATTCGCCAAGTTCTTCCATTTTAAGATCGTTGATTATGACGTCGTCAAATTCAATTTTCACCCGCTCGAGAGCATCAAACAGCTCTTCGGAATAATGGGAGACCTTTCCGCCTTCAATTTCCTTTACCGTATCCCATACGTGATTCACGCAGTAACTGATTGAGCGCGGGAACGTCGGGTCGGAAATCAGGAACTGCAGAACGGATCTTGCGGTAATCGCAGGCGGATTCTTTTTCAGGTAGGCATCGTGCCCGTTCACGAACTGAAGGGCCGCCAGCCAGTAATAGTAATGATGGTCCGCGTTATCATTCTCTGCTTCACGCATGGATTTTTCACACATAACGTTTAAAATGCGGGCTGTTTTCTCCGCACGCTCAAGCCATTTGCCGATCTGAATAAAGGCATACGTCTCGTCTCTCATCATAGAGGATTCAATTACACCCTGGGATGTAAAGGACGCGAGTTTAATTTGTCTGAGGAGTTGGTCCACCTCTTTCAGATTCCAATATTGCCGGTCTACATCGATACTATTCCAGTAGCATTCATTTAAGCACTCCCACAGCTCATGGGGAATAATTTCACGAGTGGACTTGGCATTATAGCGGGCGTTGCTGATGCAGTTGGACAGGGAATTCAGGTTGTTTTCCTGAAACGCAAGGTACTGCACAATCGTATCGGGATGAAAAGTGGAATATTCCTTCTCATAATCTGCAAAGGAAGAACAGATTTCAATAACTTCTTCCCAGTCCCGTTCCGCTATCGCATCCGAATCGGATGCTTCGAGCATATTAATCAGTCTGGCGCTGAGTACGCGGGAATTGTTCTCGGCCCGCTCGATATTTCTCGCCATCCAGTAAAGAGAATCAGCTACACGGCTTAACATGGTTCCTCACCTCTTTTTCTCAGTACCCATGTGTCTTTTCCGCCGCCGCCCTGTGAAGAGTTGACCACAAGGGATCCTTCCTTCAGCGCGACACGGGAAAGGCCTCCGGGAAGTACTCTGTGTTCTTTTCCACCCATCACGTACACCCGGAGATCCACGTGGCACGGATAGAAACGGTTTTTCTGAAATGCCGGTGCTCGTGAGAGTCTGATGGTCGGCTGGGCAATGTACTGATGCGGTTCCTGGATAATTTTTTCCCGGAACAATTCGATCTCCGCCTGCGTGGCGTGGGGACCAATCAGCATATCATAGCCGCCTGATGAACCAACGTTTTTCACAACAAGCTTTTCAAGGTTTTCAAGTACGTATTCCCTTGCTTCCTTATCACGGAGGAAGTACGTTTCCACGTTTTTAATGAGCGGCTCTTCCTTCAGATAATACCTGATCATGTCAGGGACATAGGCATACATCGCCTTATCATCAGCCACACCGTTGCCGATGCCGTTCAGAACGGCGACATTGCCTTTCCGGTAGGCTCTCAGAAGACCGGGCACACCGAGAAGGGACTCGGGATTAAAGGCTTCAGGATCAAGAAATTCATCATCAATTCTGCGGTAAATAATATCCACCCGTTGAAGGCCTCGGATCGTCTTCATATATACCACATCGTCTTTTACAATCAGATCACGTCCCTCAACGAGTTCGATGCCCATTTGCTGTGCAAGAAAAACGTGATCGTAATAGGCAGAGTTGTATATACCAGGTGTCAGAAGGATCGCAGTCGGGTTTTCCTTCGCTTTACTGTTGACGGGTACGTGGCTTTTTAATGCCTCATGGAGATGGGAAAGCTGGTGTTCGAGCGTACAGATTTCATGACTGTTGAAAAATTCAGGAAATACACGGCGCATGACAAACCGGTTCTGGAAAACGTAGGACATGCCGGACGGATTGCGCAGATTATCTTCAAGAACGCGGTATTCCCCGTTTTCATCACGGATCAGATCAATCCCGGCCAGGAAAATGTGATTCTTGTGCGGGATCTCAAGGCCTGACGCCTGCTCCCTGTAGTAATACGGGTTCTCCTCGATCAAATCGGAAGGAATAATCCCATCCTTGACGATCTGCTGGCCGTCGTAAATATCCTCCAGGAAAAGGTTGAGGGCTTTTACACGCTGCTTCATCCCCTTTTCAATCTTTTCCCACTGTTTGGGCGGAATAATGACAGGGATAAAATCAAACGGCATCGTCCGCTCCGTGCCGGTCTTATCGCTGTAAACCGTGAAAGTAATGCCCTGTCTTAAAAAACTGAGCTGTGCGGTTTCATTTTTTTCGTGCAGATCCTCGACTGAAAATTGATTCAGAATCGAATGAAACTGCTGGTAATGTGACTTCGGGTGACCATTTTCCTTCATCATCTCATCGTAAAACGCTTTAGCATCGTATTGCTTTAGCACCCCGTCCATCTCCTCCCGGTAAACGTATTGGTAATCCATGCCGGAAAAGACCTGTCTCCGGCAATATGTAAACAACCGGTAACCGGCTGTTTCACTTCCTTTTTCCCTCTTCAAAAGAGTTTTACACCAGTATTCGCCATTTAATGAAAGAAATTGAACGACAGCTTCCGTCTGCATTCTGCATAAAACAGGCTTATTCCTACTTATTCGCCCTGCCCCCCGCTTTTTCCTCTACCCATATATTTACACATCAGCTGAAAATGAGATAAAAGGAGGTTCTGATTACAAATCCGGTGATGAGAAGACCGGTGATCAGCCCCGGAGCCGCTGTCTCTCCTCCGTAACTTCGGAATTCTCCCAGATACATCACCCGGTCAACTTCTTCTGCATGCCGAAAACGAAAAGCATTGGCTGCAAGAACGGCCGCAAGAAGAAAGATGCTCAGGATCGGCAGAAAAAGCAGATCCTGGTTTCCAAAGGTGAGAGTAGTTCCAGTAATGAGAGCGTATAAGGCAAATAACGATCCGCCGATCAGATTTCCCTTCGCTTCCCCCTTCCGCATCCGTTCCCACCTTGCTCCCAGTTTCTTCTGCTCGTGGCGGATTAGTTTCCGCTTGTAGGGAATCCGCTTTTCCAGAAAAGTGATCTTGCCTCTGAATCGAAGCGCTCCATGAATCATAAACCCCAGTGCAGCGATCATAAAAACAATGCTCATCTGAACAGGTACGAAGAAAATGACGGTCATCAGCGCTCCCCCTGTTACGGCCGTAAAGATATTCAGCACGATAAATTCTATCTTTCTGAGCCTTCTGAGTTCTTTCCACTCCATTCTCCGCACCTTCTTTCGCTAATTTCCACACCTATCCATTTAACTTCCTGAAAAATACATGTTTCAAACCGAACAGGATACGTTAATGGTTATAGAAGTGGAATGTAAAAAGGAGGAAATAACATGGATGAACGACTGCCCCGGTTCCCCGAACCATTATGGCGCATTGGAGTAAAGGAGGGAGTGCAATTCCCTCCATTATCTGAAGACATTACCTGTGATGT encodes:
- the mscL gene encoding large conductance mechanosensitive channel protein MscL; protein product: MFLKGLKEFATRGTIVDMGIGIIIGAAFGKVVSSFVSDIIMPPVGLVLGRVDFSNLYVNLSGGQFRSLAEAQEAGAATINYGVFIETILHFSIIAGAAYFIILQMNRLKRLPKEASQQKTCPYCFSDISQRAVRCPKCTSAIKQNEHEDDIRTDRSLRVTIRQHQ
- a CDS encoding transglutaminase family protein, producing the protein MKYRIEHINEFHYETPVDQSMNHIRLKPRTDECQRLLSYRSEINPSSLTKEHGDLWGNTVETFFIPEVHEHLEVKTTSVVSIQRSPFIRMMQYSPEMRNIYHSDLFRKHYLAYLNDTPYTYMFRDQIDEVVREIGDNLNPVQFSLDVMRYIHDRFTYQGNVTTVNTKAHEAFPMKTGVCQDFTHIMLGILRAHLIPARYVSGYLYVGEDSALIGDSATHAWVEVMVPGIGWCGLDPTNNVEALENHIRVGTGRDYSDLSPLQGVYRGGKHSLTVKVKCTLLDS
- a CDS encoding alpha-E domain-containing protein — translated: MLSRVADSLYWMARNIERAENNSRVLSARLINMLEASDSDAIAERDWEEVIEICSSFADYEKEYSTFHPDTIVQYLAFQENNLNSLSNCISNARYNAKSTREIIPHELWECLNECYWNSIDVDRQYWNLKEVDQLLRQIKLASFTSQGVIESSMMRDETYAFIQIGKWLERAEKTARILNVMCEKSMREAENDNADHHYYYWLAALQFVNGHDAYLKKNPPAITARSVLQFLISDPTFPRSISYCVNHVWDTVKEIEGGKVSHYSEELFDALERVKIEFDDVIINDLKMEELGEFLDQFQNYCNEIGAIFSKTYYLVEPEPAATMSQHQT
- a CDS encoding circularly permuted type 2 ATP-grasp protein; this translates as MDYQYVYREEMDGVLKQYDAKAFYDEMMKENGHPKSHYQQFHSILNQFSVEDLHEKNETAQLSFLRQGITFTVYSDKTGTERTMPFDFIPVIIPPKQWEKIEKGMKQRVKALNLFLEDIYDGQQIVKDGIIPSDLIEENPYYYREQASGLEIPHKNHIFLAGIDLIRDENGEYRVLEDNLRNPSGMSYVFQNRFVMRRVFPEFFNSHEICTLEHQLSHLHEALKSHVPVNSKAKENPTAILLTPGIYNSAYYDHVFLAQQMGIELVEGRDLIVKDDVVYMKTIRGLQRVDIIYRRIDDEFLDPEAFNPESLLGVPGLLRAYRKGNVAVLNGIGNGVADDKAMYAYVPDMIRYYLKEEPLIKNVETYFLRDKEAREYVLENLEKLVVKNVGSSGGYDMLIGPHATQAEIELFREKIIQEPHQYIAQPTIRLSRAPAFQKNRFYPCHVDLRVYVMGGKEHRVLPGGLSRVALKEGSLVVNSSQGGGGKDTWVLRKRGEEPC